CAAATGACAGCGCGCGACCACCATTCCTGACAATATCGCGCCAAATCGCAAGGTTCTGTCTCTTGCAAGCTCCGGCCGACGCAAACTAACTACGAAAGATGCACTTCGCAGCTACCTAATGGAGTAGGTTGGGATGCGGAGATGTCGCGCACGGAGCGGTGCCGGGTGACTGATCCTATCTCCATCGCGTGGCGCCGACATTCTGCTACTACAGCAGCTGGCGGCTCCCCGGTACGCATGCGACGAAGACCGCGTGATTGACGCACGCGCGCGGGCACAGTGAGTTCTATGATTGCTTGGGTGAAGGTCAGGCGGCCTGCTGACCGGCTGCTTGGCGCAGGAGTTTCCATTCCCAGGACAGCAGTTCGTGCAGACGCGATGCGGGCGAGGACGTCGGCGAGCCAGGCTTTCGGACGTCGTTGAGACGACAGGTCGTGATCATCGTCAGTGTGATGGCGGAACGGTCGGCGCCACGCTGGCTGCCGGCGAAGGTCCAGTTGCGCCTTCCCAGGGCGATGCCTCTCAATCGGTCCAATTGTTGGTCAAGCAGATCTGCCATCGTCGAGGAAGCGGGCGAAGTCGTCCCAGCGCCTTAGCATGTAGTTGATCGGCTTAAGGACCTCGGAGGAGCGTGAGAGGATTTCGCGCTCACGCAACAACCAGGCGTGCATGCCCTCGAGAAGCGGCTTGCTCTCTTCCTGGCGCACGGCGCGCCGCTCGTCGGCGCAGCGGCCGTTGATGGCGCGCTCGACCTCGAACAATGCATCAAGGCGCCTGACCGCCTCCAGCGCGATCGGAGAGGCCGGTTTGCCCTTCTTGCCTTCCCGAGCATTTTTCTCGATGTGGGCCAGTTCGAAGAAGCCCCGTCGTGCATGGGCAAAGCAAAATGCCGGCGTAGTCCGCCGCACCTTCTTCTGCGGGTCGAACAGCGGTTCGAAGCCGCTGTAACAATCGGCTTGCAGGCTACCCATGAAGGAGGCCAGATGCTTCTGGGGATGCTCGCCTCGTCGGTCGCTCGAGGCGTAATAGACCGCCGCCGGCGGCGGGCCCGGCGAAGGACCGGTCATCCCGCACATAAGTCCAGATCCGTCCGGTCGTACACTTGCCCTTCGCCAGGATACGGATGGTGGTGTCATCGCCATGAAGACGTTCGGCAGCCAGCACATGACGTTCGATCAAGTGAAAGAGCGGCATGACGGCGAAGGTCCCGTGGCCGATCTGGTCGGCCAGCGTCGACAACGACAGGTCGATCCCCTCGGCCTTGAAGCGCGCACTCTGGCGGTTGAGCGGGGATATGCATGCCGAACTCGTCGAACAGGATCGTCGCCAGCAATTGTGGGCCAATGAAGCCGCGCGACGTGGCATGGAACGGTGCGGGCGGCTGGCTGACCTTCTCGCAATCGCGGCAGGTGAACTTCTCGCGTACCGTCTCGATCAGCTTGAACCGGCGTGGGATCTCCTCCAGCGTCCTGGTCACATCCTCGCCGATCTTCGCCAGCCGCGAATCCACCGCAGCAGGCGCAGGTCGTTGGAGCCTCAATGACGACGCGCTCGCGTTCGATGTCATCCGGCCAGGGCTTGCGCACCGGCCGCTTGCGCGTGAAGGAACGGATGTTCTGCGTCTTTGCTGCTTCAGCCTGCGCGGCAAGCTCATCCTCGTTCGCCGTGGTAACGAGTTCATCGAGCTCCAACTCCAGCTCGCTGAAGCAGCCACGCCGTGCGCTCGGAGCGCAGTCCGTACAGCTCGCGTTTGAGCTTCTCGATCCGCAGCTCAAGATGCGCGATCAGCGCCTCGTTGTCCGACAGCTCCGCCCGCACACTGGCAGCCACCGCCTCGGCTCGCAGCCGCGCCTCACGCTCGGCCTGCAGCGCAGCCAGGGCACTCGCAAGGTCCGATGGAAGATCGTCCGGCTTCGATATCATGAAGCCGGTGAATCAGATCAAGCTGCAGATTCAAGCCGGAAAAACGGCTATCCCACCCGCGTCGACCGATGGGTTTCTTGAGGGTTACGCCAATCGGTCCCGGACAGCAGATAGCTCAACCGCGCCGGCGAGATCGATACCGATTCACCGGCAACCGATGGCCAGATGAACTTTCCTCTCTCGAGTCTTTTTGTGAACAAGCAGGCTCCCTCGCCATCATGCCAGATCGCCTTCACAAGATCGCTGCGGCGACCGCGGAAAACGAACAGATGACCGTTGAGCTGGTCTTTACCTCCTGCACTTGGAGTGCCAGCGACGGAAAACCT
The DNA window shown above is from Bradyrhizobium sp. ISRA464 and carries:
- the tnpB gene encoding IS66 family insertion sequence element accessory protein TnpB (TnpB, as the term is used for proteins encoded by IS66 family insertion elements, is considered an accessory protein, since TnpC, encoded by a neighboring gene, is a DDE family transposase.); amino-acid sequence: MSTSIQRRWRGSSMRLDADDCDTEECASVARDRLHGYAHRFSVAGTPSAGGKDQLNGHLFVFRGRRSDLVKAIWHDGEGACLFTKRLERGKFIWPSVAGESVSISPARLSYLLSGTDWRNPQETHRSTRVG